A part of Meleagris gallopavo isolate NT-WF06-2002-E0010 breed Aviagen turkey brand Nicholas breeding stock chromosome 28, Turkey_5.1, whole genome shotgun sequence genomic DNA contains:
- the SLC16A1 gene encoding monocarboxylate transporter 1 — protein sequence MPPAIGGPVGYTPPEGGWGWAVVIGAFISIGFSYAFPKSITVFFKEIEVIFNASSSKVSWISSIMLAVMYAGGPISSILVNKYGSRPIMIVGGCLSGCGLIAASFCNTVEELYFCVGVVGGLGLAFNLNPALTMIGKYFFKKRPLANGLAMAGSPVFLSTLAPVNQLFFGIFGWRGSFLILGGLLLNCCVAGSLMRPIGPKPDQLKKEPTKEVLQEAGKAVKKGDGDTSTDLIGGKTKKQKSTLFQTINKFLDLSLFTHRGFLLYLSGNVIMFFGLFTPLVFLSNYAKSKKIANESAAFLLSILAFVDMVARPSMGLVANTKWIRPRVQYFFAISVIYNGVCHLLAPMSTTYAGFCIYAGFFGFAFGWLSSVLFETLMDLVGAQRFSSAVGLVTIVECCPVLLGPPLLGKLNDMYGDYKYTYWACGIILIVSGIYLFIGMGINYRLVAKEQKAAEEKTKNEGKEEETNIDEAEKQKEANNDVATLPQKSTEDGVKEEESHM from the exons ATGCCACCGGCCATTGGAGGCCCTGTGGGATACACTCCTCCTGAAGGAGGCTGGGGATGGGCTGTGGTCATCGGAGCCTTCATCTCCATTGGATTTTCCTATGCCTTCCCCAAATCCATCACTGTGTTCTTCAAAGAGATTGAGGTCATCTTCAACGCATCTAGCAGCAAAGTCTCATGGATCTCCTCTATCATGCTGGCTGTTATGTATGCAGGAG GTCCCATCAGCAGCATCCTGGTGAACAAGTATGGCAGCCGGCCCATCATGATCGTGGGTGGGTGCCTATCGGGGTGTGGTTTGATTGCAGCCTCTTTCTGCAACACCGTGGAGGAGCTCTACTTCTGCGTGGGGGTCGTGGGGG GCCTTGGACTTGCATTTAACTTGAACCCTGCCTTAACCATGATTGGCAAGTATTTCTTCAAGAAGCGTCCCCTGGCGAATGGACTGGCTATGGCTGGCAGCCCCGTGTTCCTGTCGACCTTGGCACCTGTGAACCAGCTCTTCTTTGGCATATTTGGCTGGCGAGGGAGCTTCCTCATCCTTGGTGGTCTCCTGCTGAACTGCTGCGTTGCTGGGTCCCTCATGCGGCCGATTGGTCCCAAGCCAGACCAGCTGAAAAAGGAGCCCACTAAAGAGGTATTGCAGGAAGCTGggaaagcagtgaaaaaagGTGACGGCGATACTAGCACAGACCTCATTGGTGGGAAGACGAAGAAACAGAAGAGCACGCTTTTCCAGACGATCAACAAGTTCCTGGACCTGTCCCTCTTCACACACAGAGGCTTCCTGCTCTATCTCTCAGGCAATGTGATCATGTTCTTCGGGCTGTTCACTCCCTTGGTCTTCCTCAGCAATTATGCAAAGAGCAAGAAGATTGCCAACGAGTCTGCGGCCTTCTTGCTGTCCATCCTGGCCTTCGTAGACATGGTAGCCAGGCCTTCCATGGGACTGGTGGCAAACACCAAGTGGATCCGACCAAGAGTCCAGTATTTCTTTGCCATCTCTGTGATTTACAATGGGGTGTGCCACCTCTTGGCCCCCATGTCCACCACCTACGCTGGGTTCTGCATTTATGCTGGTttctttggctttgccttcGGCTGGCTTAGCTCGGTGCTGTTTGAAACCCTGATGGACCTGGTGGGAGCGCAGAGGTTCTCCAGTGCTGTTGGCCTTGTGACCATTGTGGAGTGCTGCCCCGTGCTTCTGGGACCTCCCCTGCTCG GTAAGCTCAACGACATGTATGGTGACTACAAGTACACGTACTGGGCCTGTGGGATCATCCTCATCGTCTCTGGGATCTACCTCTTCATTGGGATGGGCATCAACTACCGCCTGGTGGCAAAGGAGCAGAAGGCGGCGGAGGAGAAGACGAAGAACGAAGGGAAAGAGGAGGAGACCAACATCGATGaggctgagaaacagaaagaagcaaacaatGATGTGGCTACCTTGCCTCAGAAGAGCACAGAAGACGGTGTCAAAGAGGAGGAAAGCCACATGTGA
- the LOC116217479 gene encoding zinc finger CCCH domain-containing protein 18-like codes for MASCSFVQRCQWLLPSPFAQRWIPRQRLPCCPKQQQATVVFLSGYHPARLAAAGQPHTSSCIRLLGESLGPQPPAASCNPRPREGRGLQPPVTATRTRGPASLPEGGTTRGSRAEHGSAAERTGLASRSPRGPRGLSSRGSFFLSAIQNSVNRLASIPAIWNVQGGADLPSPFSGQKNTTGASPTPRPPHRADAATAQEGPERSAQRPPLFRTGGLRLQHRRRGLPLPSPPQERLAGRWRSPPPPAALPRGEKSRTRARPRQKKKKTQGLNYYDRKGDETQRQATPTAQRAGSGPAERRRTTTRRCTRAAPNTRPRSQQLRGPSSSRGRAPRASQSGRGAAAVYTLRGDAYEHHNERSDVLVQIKVKN; via the exons ATGGCTTCGTGCTCCTTCGTGCAGAGGTGCCAGTGGCTGCTGCCTTCACCTTTTGCTCAGCGCTGGATCCCACGGCAGC GGCTGCCATGTTgccccaagcagcagcaggccaCGGTGGTCTTTCTATCTGGGTATCACCCAGCCCGGCTcgctgcagcagggcagccccacaccTCGAGTTGTATTAGGCTGCTCGGCGAGAGCTTGGGCCCCCAGCCCCCCGCTGCCTCCTGCAATCCCAGGCCTAGGGAGGGCAGAGGGCTGCAACCTCCAGTCACGGCTACCAGGACCCGGGGTCCGGCCTCACTGCCTGAGGGGGGAACCACGCGTGGGTCCCGGGCTGAGCACGGCTCCGCAGCCGAGCGGACAGGATTGGCCTCACGCTCCCCACGCGGCCCCCGGGGCCTCAGCTCCCGCGGGAGCTTTTTCTTATCAGCCATCCAGAACTCGGTTAATCGCCTCGCATCCATCCCCGCTATCTGGAACGTGCAAGGCGGAGCGGATTTACCCTCCCCGTTCAGCGGCCAAAAAAACACGACCGGAGCATCGCCCACCCCGAGGCCGCCCCATCGAGCGGatgcagccacagcacaggaGGGTCCGGAACGCTCCGCTCAGCGCCCACCTTTGTTTCGGACAGGGGGGCTTCGGCTACAGCACCGACGGCGCGGACTCCCGCTGCCCTCCCCGCCCCAGGAGCGCCTCGCGGGGCGCTGGAGGTCACCACCGCCTCCCGCCGCTCTTCCACgtggggagaaaagcagaacGCGGGCCCGACCgcgacaaaaaaaaaagaaaacacaaggcCTGAATTACTACGATAGGAAAGGTGACGAAACACAAAGGCAGGCAACTCCGACGGCACAGCGAGCCGGGAGCGGACCCGCCGAGCGGCGTCGGACCACGACCCGGCGCTGTACGCGTGCGGCCCCGAACACGCGGCCGAGGTCCCAGCAGCTCCGAGGTCCCAGCAGCTCCCGAGGCCGCGCGCCGAGGGCATCGCAAAGCGGCCGGGGA